A stretch of DNA from Kwoniella mangroviensis CBS 8507 chromosome 1 map unlocalized Ctg01, whole genome shotgun sequence:
CCAAATGATGAGACGCCGTGTGAGGAGTCATCTTGAGATTTattgctctttcttccaacCCGGCGAGATCTGGAGCTCCTTTTCTTCTGAGAATACTTAAGGCTCCGACTATAGGaggattggatgatgaagattcgTGTTTGGTCATCTTGAGATGAACAGCTGCTTCTGCTGGTAAAATGATCGAAAGTAACGTTATTATCGAGGTCATATATGACAATTGCGCGACGCTTGTGAGTAAAACCATCTTGTGATTATAAATTATGATCTATTAAAATCTCTAAATAAGAGATGAGAGCAGGGTAGAATGAGCTGTACACGACGGAATTCCTGGCGAATTGAGATAATAGCACAGTGTTATAGGCGAGAATGTCAGGATTATGGTATGACTAAAAGCGCTGTTTCTCTTCCTTAGCTGTTGATAGTAATATAGGGAGATGCCATGAAGCTTAGGATAGAGGTACGAAGTGGGCGATCCCAATTCCGCAAGATGGTGATATCCCATATTCTGGGTCGATCAACAAATAGATTAATCATTTCATTTCTTTTCATTCTACCCCAAAGTTGAGTTTCAAGCTTAATCCTTTCATTTCAGGAGGAACATTAATTCATGTTAGCGTAGGGGAAcagaatgaaaggatgaccTATCCTGATTTGAATTGAAAAGCCACGGTTGATTGACAGTGTATAGTGTATGTACGAATTGGAGTTACTCAGCATCCGTCCACTACTGTGATATATGCGACCATAGGTGAGAAGGTTCATTTGTAAATATCGGAACTCATGCATGACCGAAAGAACGAGATTAGCAAGTATCGAATTATAATTACATACGTATCTACTTTTCAAGATGAACCAGAACGTTCAAATTACATAGTCTGTTCTTAAAGCAGCTTATAGAGTGTGACTTCCTTTGTCCCCACATCGAAAGAGGTATATACCTATGAAGCCATCACCGATCAGTCCGTCCTTATGATGATTCATAACGAATGAACTATAtggatcactcacagtatGTAAGAAGGCATCTCCAATGACCCATGTATCCATGCCTTTCAAACTCCCAATCTTAGCCCAGCAATAACCATCCTGAGAGCCTACATCCGCTCCTATAAGATACTTGTAATCTAGATCGAATGCTTTGCCACCAAAAGtgaatgtcaaagtgggAGGATTCTCCGGTGCGCAAGGTAGTAGGTAGCCCTGATCAGAGGTCTTGGGTGAAGGGAGATGAGCGTATATCGCCAGCGCGTCCTGAACAGGTTATTTTGATAATTAGCAAAGTCCTTCTGGTGATAAGGAAAAGAGTCAGGATAGCATGAGATGGGATACTCACTTCTTCAGTAATATAAATGTATGAACTCCTATAGACAATCAGATTCAAGTTTATTAGTTTTTCCTTATCAGTCTTACATTGACCACTTACCCCGTATCTATGATGACGGTCTTTGAGCCAGAAACAGTTTCGTTTGCCACAGTCAGAGAATCCAGAATGACCTCGTACAGGTTCATCTCGTTAGGTACAGACTGTAGTGTGACTTTGTGGTTGGGATCTGCGTGTTCACTGAGGATTGGATTTCAATCAGCAAGATCATTTTGCCTTTTTGCTTGATAACTCACCTGGTCGTCACGTCTCCAAACGTAATTTCACCTAATGGTCAGTTACCAGTTATATTGTCAGCGACCCCAATCCATAGAACCGATTGATCGAATATACTCACTGTCtacattctcatcctctgaCAGATAGAATCCGACGGTCTGCGCTTTGACCAACCCCAGGTCGTACATCGCCTTGACCAAAGTAGGATTTCCATCCCCGTTCGTCTCGCCAGCAAGACCAAGGATGCCACTGGaaagtcatcatcaagaaggtgagcaTCAAGGCTGACACGCAATCTACTGtgttgatgactcacctcaagaCGGACCCAGAAGATGCCAAAGCTGCATCTATAGCCGTCACACCCATAAGTTCCACATCTGGTACTTCGTATGGACCAATGGACACTGCGCCATGGGCATAACATCCTTCCGCAGAACCAATACCGTAAGTGATATTTTGGGATTCACATCCATCAGGTACGATCAATGGCGATATGGTCATAGCTGCTTCTTTACATGTTCGGCACGATGAAGTAGGTACCCAAAATGCTGAAGAACCAGTATCGACCTTTCACCGTCAACGtgtatgatcagcttttaCCATTTCATTCCATATCAAGAAGGGTGGGAAAGCCAACGTACAATCACAGGGACAGATATACCACCGACATTTACGTCAATCGTATAAGCCAGACCACCTGTATTGTCCAGATTGAGATCGGGTTCTTGGCCCAATGCTGGGCCTTCTGCTTTGGCTGTGTCCGTAGGAGTAGGTACAATGGCTGAAACTGTCCTAGTCCTCGTTCTGGTAACCTGGGAAATGATGACATTGGCAGCTTCCTCTGGATCATCCGTGTCTTTGACAGCAGCCACGCTAGTTGGCGTGGATCTAATGAGTGGGGAAGCCAGCTTTGTTATAACCCCCTCAAGGTCAACATCAAAATCTTGACGTCGCTTGTCATTCCTCCTTGCGTGAGTCTTGGAATGACCATGCATGGGTATATGGATAGCTCTTTCGGCCATGCGTCGACGTTCCAATGCACGCTGTTGCATTTGACGGAGAGGGCCAGAAGCGGATGAGGTGATGTGTTTGGAGAGTTTGAGGGACGTTGCTGCGTGGACTGGGGAAGTGGCGAAGAGAGCTAGAATGGATAGGATGGGAATGAAGAGGATGCAGTGTCGAGTGGATGGGACCATTGTGATATTCACAGTCCTTATACTGAGTAACTCATTCGAGGTGAGAGGATGAATTGACCGGTCAGGCTGAACTATGGATAGATCTAGGTACCTTGGATATGTGGCTGAAGGGAAGTTGATGTGGGACAAAGGTTGATAGAGGTTACGAACTGATTGAATGAAAAGAGAGACGACGGTCAGCTGTGGGTGGATCGAAGTTGCAGAAAGAGTTCAAAAAGGCTTgttcaaagatgaagatgatggtgagattTCTTGAAATTTCCTCAAGTGAGTTGTATGGAAAGAATCAGGATAGAGGACGTGGGTTGTATGAATCTGCAATGCACGAAaaacgagaagaagataatgagTCGGTGAAAGATTGACGATCCAAAGTACGTGTTAGTAAATATTAATCAGTAGATATCGGATATCacttcattatcatctatGATGTCGTGAGAAAGATTgcaatttcatctttccaaGTATTGCCTTTCAGTATAACCCCTCAGTCCAGTCCCTTTCAATCTATTCAACCTCagctcaatctcatcataaAATGGATGTGTAACTCAGCATATCGTTTTGTAATGACAACATCACACTCACTTACACTTAGCATTCTGATTGAACCCCTGAAAGTCCCATTGAGCACAGTACTTCCTTTCCATATCTCGTCTGAAATGGACCTCCCGGAAGCTTTACCCTGGGCTACAACAAAGGAAACCTCAGACTGTACATGATGACCAACCTTTAAGTAGTCGTAGTGGCTGGCAAATGCATTGATGAGTTTGACACTTTCAAGTGTACGAGATAGGCGCAGTGCAGACCAAACGAAGCATCCGCTAATTGTTGACAGGGCTTCCGTTGAAACTGGCCATTTGGTTGCATCTCGCTTTCCCCGCGGCACGGGCTTGTGCTGAGATGGAATTCATTCTGGATAGTAGCTCCAAGCTCTTGGGTCTATATCTTCGGGTCTGATCTCAGCACTTCGCTTCCCTGTCAAGCGATTTAACGCCGGGTGATTTGCAatgatgatgcgatgatgatgatgaataacGATGGATGCTGTACAATAGTCCGAATTAATTTGATTGTTGCTCTTGATGGTGTGCTACTCCGAATCTCATCTCCCACCTACGAATTCTCTTGATCCAAGCGATTATCCCAATCTGGGGCTCACCGTTTGCAGCTGTGGGCGTGCTCCTTGATTCGGAAGGTGACGAGTGATGCAAATGGGTGTCTGTTGCGTGCTTTTCAGTGACCGTGGATTGGCTGGGTCAAGTTTTGAATTCGGAATGATGCCACGTGATTTGGCGATCAGATCTGGAATTTGATCCTCGCACGCCATCACTGATTTATGATTTTATTTGGAAGATATGATGGACCACCGAAAAGTTGGGTTCATCCTCGTCCATACAGATTTCGGCTTTTAGACAATCCAAAGATCGTGCTGTGAATACTTGCTCATCATAACACAATCTGCATCtcttgatttcttctcttctctgcATAAAGCATCGTGCTCAGTCTGGCACGCTCGTCAAACATATCTGTAGTATCACCTGTGTAAATTATCAAAAGaatctcaacatcctttcaaggtgagttgacctttGGCCTCCACTTTGCCAGATCACGCCGCTGACCACCCTCTCTCGATCTTGCCATCGCAGATGTCTACCTCCTTGCTCTCAGCTATCTCAAAtctcccttccacctcttacCACCACCCTATTGCCACCGTCCCGTCCGGGTCGAGCAAGCTCAACCCATACCTCCCTATCCCTCAAGCTTCCGGCAACGTCACCGTCCTCTTCACCAACCCCACTTTCCTCCCTTCCGTTCCTTCCGCCTCCCTCAAAAGAACGGTAGTTCAAGTCGtagatgctgaagaagtcGTAACACCTCGAGCTGCCAAATCACTATCGTTGATAAGTAGATCGGCCCAAGATGCCTACGATCACTCTTTGCTCGCTCTTCGATTagctcaagatgaagatgctttggtCTATCACTTTATCGCTTCAGGATTGGATGGATCAGTTCAACAGGTAGACGACGCAGAATCGTGGTTAAGCGGACCATTGGGATCGCCAAACCCTGCGAACGGAGATGCCAATGGAGAAGCTGTCGATGATCTTCTATCATCATACGAAGCTATATCTCTTTCCCTGCTCAAGCTCACTAGAAGAGCTCAACGATCGTTCGTCCACCGAAGAGGAGATTCCTCCAAACTCATAGTCAACTTCCTCCCCTCCGCCATCGAGGCTGAAAATGTCATCGACGTCGTCCTCGCTATTCCCGCACCCAAGGAGAAGCTTCGATCTTCCCTCACAGGAGTACAGGAAGTAGTGGTAGTTGAAGGTGGCAACGGAAAATACGGATCTGGATGGGCTTCAGTCGTCGATGCTCTTGAGGGCTCCGATGTCAACATCCGATCTGTATTAGTCGCTGGCGATGTATCGTCATCCGAGATCTCACCAGCactctcagcttcagctccTATCACTCGATTAGGTAAACCTGCTAGCCACTCgatcccatcctcatctgtcGCTATCCCCTCTCCTGAGTCCAGCTACACCTCTCTTCTCGCTTCATCCCCTACGCCTCTGGAAATCCTCAACGACCCATCACACTTAGCCGCAAATGAGTCTACCTCGCCACTTTACGCTTTCGGTAAGGCTGTCGCCCTCCGAAAGGAACGGGCTAGACTCGTCGAGTTGGCAAAGAAGATCCTCAAAGCCTCCAACACCCGAAAAGAGGTTCACGAAGCTTTGTCTGCTTGGTTGTTAGTTCGAGATGAGCAAGGCGCTGCCGCTGCCGGAAAGAAAGTAGCCCAGGTGGTTGGTGCAGGTGAAAGTgcagatgagaaggaacTCGCTCAACTCGGTGAGAAGGGTCATTGGGAGAAGAGAGCACTTTGGATTGTCATTTCCAACTCTTGGGCTGTCGATCTTGCATCTTCTGGTCTTCATCATGCTCTTGCTTCTGGTCTCGACATCAACCTCCTCGTTTACGAGACCGCTTCTTCACCCTTCTCACCTAACGCTCCTGCTCAACCACCcaatgaaaggaagaaggatcttgCTCTCTATGCTCTCAACATGGGTGACGTATACGTTGCCTCTGTAGCTATCTACGCCGATTACGCCGGTGTGATCAATGCTATGCGAGAAGCTGAGAACTACTCTGGTCCTGGTCTCGTCCTTGCTTACTTGCCTTggggagagaaagaagatggcgAAAGTGTAtcagagaaggagaaagctGGACCTCTGGAACGATTGAGAGAAACCAAACGAGCTGTCTCTGGAGGCTGGTGGCCCATGTTCAGATGGAACCCTTCTCTCGCCGATGAGAAGCGATTCACCCTCGATTCATCTTACATCAAAGCTGCTCTTTCGGAATTCCTTGATCGAGAATCCCATCTCTCCCAACTCACCCTATCTCAACCATCCATTGATGCCTCCGTCACCTCATCGGTTGGTAACGATCTCGTCGCTGCCCGGAAAGAGAAAGCTCGAAAAGCCTACGATGCCTTGCTCAACTCCCTTGATGGTCCTGGTCTTTTGGTTCTTTACGCTTCCGATGGTGGAAACGCCGAGAAAGTCGCCAAGCGATTGGTCGGTCGAGCCAAGATGCGTGGTGTAGGTGCTTCTCTTCGAGTCCTCGACGAGATCGCTCCTTCCATTGTAGACTCCTTGGCCGAAGAGAAGAACGTACTGGTTCTTACCTCTACTGCTGGTCAAGGTGAAGCTCCTCAGAATGGTAGAGAGTTCCACAAAGCCCTTGGTAAACTCTCAGCATCCGATAAACTCGCTGAAACCAAGATCACTGTCTTCGGTATGGGTGATTCTCACTATTGGCCACGACCTGAAGATGCCGGTTACTACAACAAGCCTGCCAAAGACTTCTTCCCTCGACTTCTCGCTCTCGGATGTGCTGAGCTCTGTCCATTGGGTCTCGGTGACGATTCCGATCCCGATGGATACATGACTGGATACAAGCCTTTCGAAGCTGGTCTGTGGAGAGCTTTAGGTGTCGATAGTGTCGAAGTCGcggaagagaaggaggaagtagTTGCCAATGAACACATCAAGATCGCTTCCGATTACTTGCGAGGTACTATCCTCGAAGGTCTTGAGGACAAGACGACAGGTGCCATTGGTGCTTCCGATGCTCAATTGACCAAGTTCCACGGAACTTATATGCAAGTGAGTCATGTCTGCTTTTTAAACACGCATCCTTCGATACTGATACGTGATTTTCTAAAGGATGACCGAGACATTCGAGAATCGCTCAAAGCTCAAGGCCTCGAACCTGCTTACTCTTTCATGATCCGAGTACGAATGCCTGCCGGTGTCTGTACCGCTGATCAATGGTTACACATGGACAGGATCTCTGACGAGCACGGTAATGGTACATTCAAATTGACTACTCGACAAACTTTCCAGTTCCACGGTATCATCAAGAGTCACTTGAAACCTGCCATGCAAGCTATTAACCGAAGTTTACTCGACACCATCGCCGCTTGTGGTGATGTCAACAGAAACGTTCAATGTTGTGTCAACCCCGCCTACTCCAAAACCCACAAGGCAGTCTACGATTTCTCCGTCGCCGTCTCCGAACATCTCCTCCCATCTACCAATGCTTATCACGAAATTTGGCTTGACAAAAAGAAGGTCTATGGTGATGCCACTCAAGCTTTCTCTGCCGACCACGAACCCCTTTACGGTCCTTACTACCTTCCTCGTAAATTCAAGATCGCTGTCGCTGTACCTCCTGACAACGCTGTCGACGTTTTCACCAACGATGTCGGTTTCATCGCTATCgtagagaatgaagaggtTATCGGTTACAACGTCagtgttggtggtggtatggGTGTTACTCATGGTAACAAGAAGACTTACCCTCGATTGGGTGATGTCCTTGGTTTCCTCAGTCCCGAAGATGGTACCAAGGTGGCCGAAAGTATCATGCTTGTTC
This window harbors:
- a CDS encoding sulfite reductase (NADPH) hemoprotein, beta-component; amino-acid sequence: MSTSLLSAISNLPSTSYHHPIATVPSGSSKLNPYLPIPQASGNVTVLFTNPTFLPSVPSASLKRTVVQVVDAEEVVTPRAAKSLSLISRSAQDAYDHSLLALRLAQDEDALVYHFIASGLDGSVQQVDDAESWLSGPLGSPNPANGDANGEAVDDLLSSYEAISLSLLKLTRRAQRSFVHRRGDSSKLIVNFLPSAIEAENVIDVVLAIPAPKEKLRSSLTGVQEVVVVEGGNGKYGSGWASVVDALEGSDVNIRSVLVAGDVSSSEISPALSASAPITRLGKPASHSIPSSSVAIPSPESSYTSLLASSPTPLEILNDPSHLAANESTSPLYAFGKAVALRKERARLVELAKKILKASNTRKEVHEALSAWLLVRDEQGAAAAGKKVAQVVGAGESADEKELAQLGEKGHWEKRALWIVISNSWAVDLASSGLHHALASGLDINLLVYETASSPFSPNAPAQPPNERKKDLALYALNMGDVYVASVAIYADYAGVINAMREAENYSGPGLVLAYLPWGEKEDGESVSEKEKAGPLERLRETKRAVSGGWWPMFRWNPSLADEKRFTLDSSYIKAALSEFLDRESHLSQLTLSQPSIDASVTSSVGNDLVAARKEKARKAYDALLNSLDGPGLLVLYASDGGNAEKVAKRLVGRAKMRGVGASLRVLDEIAPSIVDSLAEEKNVLVLTSTAGQGEAPQNGREFHKALGKLSASDKLAETKITVFGMGDSHYWPRPEDAGYYNKPAKDFFPRLLALGCAELCPLGLGDDSDPDGYMTGYKPFEAGLWRALGVDSVEVAEEKEEVVANEHIKIASDYLRGTILEGLEDKTTGAIGASDAQLTKFHGTYMQDDRDIRESLKAQGLEPAYSFMIRVRMPAGVCTADQWLHMDRISDEHGNGTFKLTTRQTFQFHGIIKSHLKPAMQAINRSLLDTIAACGDVNRNVQCCVNPAYSKTHKAVYDFSVAVSEHLLPSTNAYHEIWLDKKKVYGDATQAFSADHEPLYGPYYLPRKFKIAVAVPPDNAVDVFTNDVGFIAIVENEEVIGYNVSVGGGMGVTHGNKKTYPRLGDVLGFLSPEDGTKVAESIMLVQRDYGNRQDRKNARLKYTVDRLGVAKFKSLVEERWGKKFGEARPYQFTSNLDKYGWHQGHDGKWHFTMFIENGRIEDSSRHQFKSGLQEIAKVHKGTFRLTANQHLILSDIPSEDLEEMKRLLAKWGLDNIDHSGVRLSSSACVAFPTCGLAMAESERYLPLLIDKVEKICEEAGVRNDDLVMRMTGCPNGCARPWAAEVAFVGKAPGSYMMMLGGNHNGTRLNKPFIESATEPEILAVLKPMIKRWALERHDGERFGDWTIRAGYIKPTTHGTNFWENGFPSANQAAQAITA